In the genome of Populus trichocarpa isolate Nisqually-1 chromosome 6, P.trichocarpa_v4.1, whole genome shotgun sequence, one region contains:
- the LOC7455653 gene encoding 110 kDa U5 small nuclear ribonucleoprotein component CLO-like: MDDNLYDEFGNYIGPEIESDRESDGEEEDEELPDKPHEDEEESDGEDAVHASNGWLAASDDVDMDNQVVLAEDKKYYPTAEEVYGPGVETLVNDEDEQPLEQPIIKPVRNIKFEVGVKDSSTYVSSQFLVGLMSNPSLVRNVALVGHLQHGKTVFMDMLVEQTHHMPTFDLNSEKHIRYTDTRIDEQERRISIKAVPMSLVLEDSNSKSYLCNIMDTPGHVNFSDEMTAALRLADGAVLIVDAAEGVMVNTERAIRHAIQEQLPIVVVINKVDRLITELKLPPKDAYHKLRHTIEVINNHISAVSLTAGNVQVIDPAAGNVCFAGATAGWSFTLHSFARLYLKLHGIPFDADKFASSLWGDMYYHPEDRAFKKKPPASGAERSFVQFVLEPLYKIYSQVIGEHKKSVESTLAEFGVTLPNSAYKLNVRPLLRLACSQVFGSALGFTDMLVKHIPSARDAAARKVDHTYTGPKDSMIYHAMVDCDPSGPLMVNVTKLYPKSDCSSFDAFGRVYSGKIMTGQSVKVLGEGYSPEDEEDMTVKEVTKLWVYQARYRLPISMAPPGSWVLIEGVDASIMKTATLSNVNYNEEDIYIFRPLQFNTLPVVKTATEPLNPSELPKMVEGLRKISKSYPLAITKVEESGEHTILGTGELYLDSIMKDLRELYSEVEVKVADPVVSFCETVVESSSMKCFAETPNKKNKITMIAEPLEKGLAEDIEDGVVSIDWNRKALGDFFKTKYDWDLLAARSIWAFGPDKQGPNILLDDTLPTEVDKGLLGAVKDSIVQGFQWGAREGPLCDEPIRNVKFKIVDARIAPEPLHRGSGQIIPTARRVAYSAFLMATPRLMEPVYYVEIQTPIDCLTAIYTVLSRRRGHVTADVPQPGTPAYIVKAFLPVIESFGFETDLRYHTQGQAFSLSVFDHWAIVPGDPLDKSIVLRPLEPAPIQHLAREFMVKTRRRKGMSEDVSINKFFDEAMVVELAQQAADIFINK, encoded by the exons ATGGACGacaatttatatgatgagtTTGGGAACTACATTGGTCCGGAAATAGAGTCTGACCGAGAGAGTGAtggagaggaagaagatgaagaactcCCAGACAAGCCTCATGAGGATGAGGAGGAATCTGATGGTGAGGACGCAGTTCATGCTTCCAATGGGTGGCTTGCTGCTTCTGATGATGTTGATATGGATAACCAAGTTGTTCTTGCTGAGGACAAGAAGTACTACCCAACTGCGGAGGAGGTTTATGGTCCAGGTGTTGAAACGTTGGTTAATGATGAAGACGAGCAGCCTCTTGAGCAACCAATAATTAAGCCTGTTAGGAACATCAAGTTTGAGGTTGGGGTTAAGGACTCTTCAACTTATGTTTCCAGCCAGTTTCTTGTTGGTCTCATGTCAAATCCCTCTTTGGTTCGTAATGTTGCCCTTGTGGGCCATCTACAACATGGGAAGACAGTTTTTATGGACATGTTGGTTGAGCAAACGCATCATATGCCCACTTTTGATTTAAATAGTGAGAAGCATATAAGATACACAGATACAAGGATCGATGAGCAAGAAAGAAGGATATCTATCAAGGCAGTTCCAATGTCACTCGTTCTTGAGGATAGCAATTCAAAGTCGTACCTCTGTAACATCATGGACACCCCTGGTCATGTCAACTTCTCTGATGAAATGACTGCTGCACTCAGGCTGGCTGATGGTGCCGTGTTGATTGTGGATGCAGCTGAAGGAGTGATG gtAAACACAGAGAGGGCCATACGCCACGCAATTCAGGAACAGCTGCCTATTGTTGTTGTGATCAATAAG gtTGACAGGCTCATAACAGAGCTTAAATTGCCCCCAAAGGATGCTTACCATAAGCTAAGACATACCATAGAAGTCATTAATAACCATATATCTGCTGTCTCTTTGACTGCTGGAAATGTCCAAGTTATAGATCCAGCTGCTGGAAATGTTTGTTTTGCTGGTGCAACCGCAGGATGGTCCTTCACTTTGCATTCCTTTGCCAGATTGTATCTCAAACTCCATGGTATCCCATTTGATGCTGATAAGTTTGCGTCTAGTCTCTGGGGCGATATGTATTATCATCCTGAGGACAGGGCTTTCAAGAAGAAACCTCCTGCTAGTGGAGCAGAAAGATCGTTTGTTCAATTTGTGCTGGAACCTCTTTACAAAATATACAGCCAAGtgattggagaacataaaaaaagTGTTGAGTCTACTCTTGCTGAGTTTGGCGTTACTCTTCCTAATTCAGCTTATAAATTAAATGTCAGACCTTTGCTAAGATTGGCTTGCAGCCAAGTTTTTGGCTCAGCCTTAGGCTTCACTGATATGCTTGTTAAGCATATACCTTCGGCTAGGGATGCTGCTGCTAGAAAGGTTGATCATACCTATACTGGGCCCAAAGACTCAATGATTTACCATGCCATGGTAGATTGTGATCCTTCTGGCCCCTTAATGGTTAATGTGACCAAACTGTATCCTAAGTCAGATTGCAGTTCCTTTGATGCTTTTGGTAGGGTTTATAGTGGTAAAATTATGACAGGGCAGTCTGTAAAAGTTTTGGGAGAAGGCTATTCACCAGAGGATGAGGAGGACATGACAGTCAAAGAAGTGACCAAACTATGGGTATATCAAGCTCGGTATAGGTTACCCATAAGCATGGCACCTCCTGGTTCCTGGGTTCTCATTGAAGGTGTGGATGCTTCAATTATGAAAACTGCAACTCTCAGTAATGTGAATTATAATGAAGAAGATATATACATATTTCGACCTCTTCAGTTCAATACTCTCCCAGTAGTTAAAACCGCCACTGAGCCTCTAAATCCAAGCGAGTTGCCCAAGATGGTGGAGGGTCTTAGGAAGATCAGTAAAAGCTATCCTCTGGCCATAACTAAAGTCGAGGAGTCTGGGGAGCACACTATTCTTGGTACTGGAGAGTTGTACTTGGATTCTATTATGAAGGACCTTAGAGAGCTCTATTCTGAAGTGGAAGTGAAG GTAGCCGATCCTGTTGTCTCATTCTGTGAAACAGTGGTGGAGTCTTCATCAATGAAATGCTTTGCTGAAACAcccaacaagaaaaataaaataaccatg ATAGCTGAGCCATTGGAAAAAGGGCTTGCAGAAGACATTGAGGATGGTGTTGTAAGCATTGACTGGAACCGGAAGGCTCTAGGTGACTTCTTCAAGACAAAATATGATTGGGATTTGCTTGCAGCACGATCCATATGGGCTTTTGGCCCTGATAAGCAG GGACCTAACATTTTGCTAGATGACACGCTTCCTACTGAAGTGGACAAGGGATTACTGGGTGCCGTGAAGGATTCTATTGTTCAAGG GTTTCAGTGGGGTGCACGAGAAGGACCACTTTGTGATGAACCAATCAGAAATGTTAAGTTCAAGATAGTTGATGCTAGGATTGCGCCTGAACCACTTCATCGCGGATCTGGTCAAATAATTCCAACAGCTCGGCGTGTGGCCTATTCAGCTTTTCTCATGGCAACCCCAAGGCTCATGGAACCAGTATATTATGTGGAG ATACAAACACCAATTGACTGCCTCACTGCAATTTATACAGTGTTATCTCGCAGACGTGGGCATGTTACAGCCGATGTTCCTCAGCCTGGGACTCCTGCTTATATTGTTAAG GCATTTTTACCAGTCATAGAATCATTTGGTTTTGAGACGGACTTGAGGTACCATACCCAAGGGCAAGCATTTTCCCTATCAGTGTTTGATCATTGGGCTATAGTCCCTGGAGATCCCCTTGATAAGAGCATTGTTCTGAGGCCACTTGAGCCTGCACCAATCCAGCACCTTGCCCGTGAATTTATGGTGAAGACAAGGCGTCGCAAG GGAATGAGTGAAGATGTGAGCATTAACAAGTTCTTCGACGAAGCTATGGTGGTTGAGCTGGCTCAGCAAGCAGCAGATATATTCATCAACAAATGA
- the LOC7455652 gene encoding protein STRUBBELIG-RECEPTOR FAMILY 2: MASQRLHWGFVVIVFLAILSFQASASTDASDVIALQDLYKALSNPPQLKEWRLDGGDPCGESWTGVSCAGPSVIYLKLQGLNLSGFLGTQLHYLHSLKHLDVSSNYIVGEIPYALPPNATHINLAYNYLSKSIPLSLPGVELLRHLNLSHNSLSGPIGNVFTGLQNLKEIDLSSNNFTGDLPSSFGSLTNLTKLFLQNNQFTGSVVYLANLSLTDLNIQTNHFSGVIPTQFQLIPDLWIDGNQFHIGANYPPWNYPSDNGSIGQTFNGPPTTESSAMENYIKVNGHKKKRLGPGGIVFAVGVVALVVTCAAIFIAMRIKRSRHSCSVRTTRVASEVNPQQLPPRSPSLLFPTHIPRICHNRNEKNSARKSFLIYKAPVSANIYTLTELQLATNNFGEENLLGEGSLGSVYRAEFQNGQIFVVKNINMVSLSFQEEEQFLDVIWTASRLRHPNIVTLIGYCVEHGQHLLVYDYIRDLSLHDVLHSDGYKPLSWNIRLNIALGVARALEFLHSTFSPPISHGNVKAANVLLDKELMPRLCDTGLAILRPLTSNSVKIKASEIAIGDTGYIAPEHGEPVTDNTKSDIYAFGVLLLELLTGRRPFDGSRPRAEQSLVKWASSRLHDNESLIQMVDPGIKRTLPSKTLSRFADVVLLCIQPDKFFRPPMSEIVSSLTSVLRKFTAAKSGAMEGAEVDPFERSFCSTYSRFITSPTPSYISV; the protein is encoded by the exons ATGGCGAGCCAGAGACTGCATTGGGGTTTTGTTGTGATTGTGTTCTTGGCGATTCTTTCTTTTCAAGCTTCTGCTTCTACTGATGCTTCTGATG TCATAGCACTTCAAGATCTATACAAGGCCCTGAGTAACCCCCCACAGCTAAAGGAATGGAGATTGGATGGAGGAGATCCATGTGGGGAATCATGGACTGGAGTCTCATGTGCTGGGCCATCTGTAATATACCT TAAACTTCAAGGACTGAACCTCAGTGGGTTCCTTGGAACCCAGCTGCATTATCTCCATAGCTTGAAGCATCT GGATGTTAGCTCCAATTATATTGTGGGTGAAATACCATATGCTTTGCCACCTAATGCCACTCATAT AAACTTAGCATACAACTACTTGAGCAAAAGTATACCCCTTTCCTTACCAGGTGTAGAGTTACTTCGGCATCT GAATTTGAGTCACAATTCACTGTCTGGACCCATTGGCAATGTGTTTACTGGCCTACAGAACCTAAAAGAGAT CGACCTGTCATCCAATAACTTCACTGGAGATTTGCCAAGTTCTTTTGGATCTCTGACAAATCTTACCAAATT GTTCTTACAGAACAACCAGTTCACTGGCTCAGTTGTCTACCTGGCTAATCTTTCACTAACTGACCT GAATATCCAAACCAATCACTTCAGTGGTGTAATTCCAACTCAATTTCAGTTAATACCCGATCTATG GATTGACGGAAATCAGTTCCACATAGGGGCAAATTATCCTCCCTGGAATTATCCTTCGGATAATGGATCCATTGGGCAAACTTTTAATGGTCCCCCAACCACCGAGTCAAGTGCCATGGAGAATTAtatcaaggtaaatggacacaAGAAGAAAAGGTTGGGCCCTGGTGGAATAGTTTTTGCAGTGGGTGTGGTAGCTCTGGTGGTGACTTGCGCTGCAATCTTCATTGCAATGCGTATCAAGCGATCCCGCCATTCTTGTTCTGTCAGGACAACTAGAG TAGCATCTGAAGTGAACCCACAACAATTGCCTCCCCGATCTCCTTCGCTTCTTTTCCCAACGCATATCCCTCGTATTTGCCACaacagaaatgaaaaaaattcagcaaGAAAAAGTTTCTTGATATATAAAGCCCCAGTAAGTGCAAACATTTACACTCTGACAGAACTGCAGCTGGCAACAAACAACTTCGGTGAAGAGAATCTTCTTGGAGAGGGGTCTCTTGGTTCTGTTTACAGAGCCGAATTCCAAAATGGCCAA ATATTTGTTGTGAAAAACATCAATATGGTATCACTGTCATTCCAAGAAGAAGAACAATTCTTGGATGTGATTTGGACTGCTTCCCGACTGAGGCATCCAAATATTGTAACACTCATTGGCTACTGTGTAGAACATGGGCAGCATCTCCTCGTGTATGATTACATCAGAGATTTGTCTCTTCATGATGTTCTGCATAGTGATGGGTACAAGCCACTGTCATGGAACATTCGTCTCAATATTGCGCTTGGTGTTGCTCGGGCTTTGGA gttcttGCACTCCACATTCTCGCCTCCTATTTCTCATGGCAATGTAAAGGCTGCCAATGTCTTACTTGATAAAGAGCTTATGCCTCGTCTCTGTGACACCGGACTAGCTATTTTGAGGCCACTGACAAGCAACAGTGTTAAAATAAAG GCTTCTGAAATTGCTATTGGTGACACGGGCTATATTGCTCCTGAACATGGGGAACCAGTAACTGACAACACCAAGAGTGACATTTATGCGTTTGGAGTGTTGCTTTTGGAGCTATTAACTGGAAGGAGACCTTTTGATGG CTCAAGACCAAGAGCGGAGCAATCTTTGGTGAAATGGGCTTCGTCTCGGCTGCATGACAATGAGAGTTTGATTCAGATGGTTGACCCGGGCATCAAAAGAACACTCCCCTCCAAGACTCTATCTCGGTTTGCAGACGTTGTCTTGCTCTGCATTCAG CCTGACAAGTTCTTCCGTCCACCTATGTCTGAAATTGTTTCATCACTGACAAGTGTGCTGCGAAAATTCACTGCTGCAAAAAGTGGTGCCATGGAAGGTGCTGAAGTTGACCCTTTTGAGAGGTCTTTTTGTTCGACTTATAGTCGCTTCATAACCTCACCAACACCGAGTTACATCTCTGTTTGA